One Microbacterium sp. zg-B96 genomic region harbors:
- a CDS encoding SDR family oxidoreductase has protein sequence MASTLVTGASRGIGRAIAVAASARGDRVAVHYGRDRTAAERTLQELEGNGHVLVAGDLSDPATAQSVFEEANEALGTIEVLVNNAALAPTAATSHRVADTDYSTWVDIWRRMIDVDLLAATNVTYLVAQSLIAADRPGAIVNVGSRGANRGEPDFPAYGAAKAGLHAFGQSMAVALAPHSISVTTVAPGFISTERQASALAGEGGDGIRAQSPFGRVGTPDEIAAAVMYLTSPQAQWASGAVLDLNGASHLR, from the coding sequence ATGGCATCCACGCTCGTCACGGGAGCATCCCGAGGGATCGGACGCGCAATCGCCGTGGCCGCAAGTGCGCGGGGCGACCGTGTCGCCGTGCATTACGGTCGCGATCGCACCGCAGCGGAGCGCACTCTCCAGGAGCTCGAGGGGAACGGCCACGTCCTCGTCGCTGGGGATCTTTCGGACCCTGCGACAGCGCAGAGTGTTTTCGAGGAAGCAAACGAGGCCCTCGGAACCATCGAGGTCCTCGTGAACAATGCGGCACTCGCCCCAACCGCCGCTACCTCCCACCGCGTTGCAGACACCGACTACAGCACCTGGGTGGACATCTGGCGACGGATGATCGACGTCGACCTGCTCGCTGCCACTAACGTGACCTACCTCGTGGCGCAGAGCCTCATTGCGGCAGATCGCCCCGGCGCGATCGTCAATGTCGGCTCTCGCGGCGCGAACCGTGGTGAGCCCGACTTCCCTGCCTACGGCGCAGCGAAGGCCGGCTTGCATGCGTTTGGCCAGTCGATGGCAGTTGCGTTGGCGCCGCACAGCATCAGCGTGACCACCGTTGCCCCCGGCTTCATCAGCACCGAGCGGCAGGCCTCGGCCCTGGCGGGGGAGGGGGGCGACGGTATCCGCGCGCAAAGTCCCTTCGGGCGGGTGGGTACTCCTGACGAGATCGCTGCCGCAGTGATGTACCTAACGTCACCGCAAGCTCAATGGGCCTCCGGCGCGGTTCTGGACTTGAATGGCGCATCCCATTTGCGCTGA